One Dioscorea cayenensis subsp. rotundata cultivar TDr96_F1 chromosome 19, TDr96_F1_v2_PseudoChromosome.rev07_lg8_w22 25.fasta, whole genome shotgun sequence genomic window, CTGTCGCATGGGACTGCCTAttctcattattaaaaaaagcagAAGCAAACCAACAAGCATTCCGATTGTCTAATGGGGTTGCTGTAGTTCTTCCGTTTTTGGCATCAGAGGACCATCGTCCTGGGGTTTTGCGTTTGTTAACTTGTCTGATCATTGAAGATGCTATCCAGGTTAGTGTCATATCTGACAGGCATAACCTTGATTTATGTGCTTCTTGGTAAAACTTGTCTGTGAATCAATTTTCTGTTCATTAGTTTATCTTCATTACTCGATATTGTCTTGTTATCATTCTTATAAAGTCAGTAAACTCAGTCTTCTCAATTTGTATGAATAATGCTATAGTCGATAATACCAAttcaacaatttttattttttctagatACTGATGGTTTAATTTTTCAGGCTCATTCAGAGGAATTAGGAACTCTAGTTGAAATTCTCAAAAGTGGGATGATAACAGGTGTATCTGGATCTCAGTATAAACTTCAGAATGATGCGAAGTGTGATACTTTTGGGGCATTGTGGCGCATGCTTGGAGCTAATACTTCAGCTCAACGTGTTTTTGGAGAAACCACCGGGTTTTCCCTTTTATTGACTACTTTGCACAGTTTTCAGCTTGGAGAAGAACATGGAGAAAAACCAGCTACTCTATTGGATTATCTGAAGGTTTTCATTTTTCTGTTGCGTGTTATGACGGCTGGTGTATGCAATAATGCGATTAATAGATTAAGACTTCATACTGTCCTGTCATCACAAACCTTTTATGATCTTCTTTGTGAGTCGGGTTTGCTTTGTGTGGATTGTGAGAAACAAGTTATCCAGGTATTGTTGGAGCTTGCACTTGAAATTGTTCTTCCTCCATCCACCATGTTTCAAACAGATAGCTCTCCAACATCAGATAATTTTGAGGAGTATGCAGAAAGTTTTCTTTCAAGCGCATCTCTTAATTCTAATAGGTTTGAGAAGGAGAGAGTATACAATGCTAGTGCTATTGCAGTGCTTATTCGTTCCTTGTTACTCTTTACACCAAAAGTGCAGCTGGATATACTGACCTTTGTTGAAAAACTTTCTGAGGCCAGTCCATTCAATCAGGAGAACTTAACATCAGTAggtgagagaaaaagaaaaaatattatttgtgtaAACATGATTTGTGTCTTTAATTTTTCCATTCAAATATTAGTCTCTGTTCCCTTGAATATAGGTTGCGTCGGACTTCTGCTAGAGACAGTGAGCCCATTTCTTTTGGGTTCATCCTCATTGCTTACGCAAGCTTTGCGGATCGTGGAGATACTAGGATCTTACAGGTTAGTATTCTGTTTGTTTTGTTCATAACTATTCCTAAAATATGCTATTATCTACCTAGAATTGTTTGTGCATTTCTTGTCATAGATAACCATACTTCTTTAACAGGCTATCTTCTTCGGAGCTCCGAACTCTTTTTCGTTATAcacttcaaaagaaaatgaaaagttcAAGTCCTCTTATTGTTGCTATGATGGAGAAGTTAGTCCATAGGGAAGATTTAAGGTCGGCCAATGTTTCTCTTGGTCCATTTGTTGAGATGGACATGAGCAAAATCGGGCATGCTTCTATTCAAGTGCCTTTAGGGGAAAGAACATGGCCTCCTGCTGCTGGATATTCCTTTGTATGCTGGTTTCAGTGTCAAAATTTCTCAAAGAGCCAAGTCAAAGAATCAGATCAATCATTAACAAAGGGTTCTGGTAGGAATATATTGCGTATTTTTTCAGTGGGTTCAGGTGATGATGCCAATACATTGTATGCAGAACTCTACCTTCAAAACAATGGTTTGATAACCCTCGCAACCAGCAACTCTTCATCGCTGTCATTTCCTGGTGTGGAAATGGAAGAGGGAAGGTGGCATCACCTTGCAGTTGTTCACAGCAAACCTAATGCATTAGCAGGACTATTCCAGGCCAGTATAGCATATCTTTACCTTGATGGAAAATTAATACATACTGGAAAGCTTGGGTACTCACCTTCTCCAGGTGGTAAATCCTTGCAAGTTACTCTTGGTACTCCGGTTTCCCGTTCAAAAGTTTCAGACTTCTCATGGAGGTTGCGTTCCTGTTATCTCTTTGAAGAGGTGCTCTCCTCAGGCTGCATATGTTTCATGTACATTCTTGGTCAGGGATATAGTGGGCTATTCCAGGACACAGATCTATTGAGATTTGTGCCAAACCAAGCTTGTGGCGGGGGTAGCATGGCAATCTTAGATTCTTTGGATGCTGAACTACGCACAGTTTCAAATATGCAGAGGATTGATGGTTCTAATAAACAAGGAACTCCTAAATCTGATGGCAGTGGGATTGTGTGGGACCTGGAAAGGTTAACAAATCTGTCATTACAGTTATCCGGGAAGAAGCTTATATTTGCATTTGATGGAACGACATCAGAAGCATTTAGGGCATCTGGAACACTATCCATGCTCAATCTTGTTGATCCCATGTCAACTGCTGCTTCCCCCATTGGCGGTTTGTATTTCCTGAGCTCTGTTTACACTTATGTATTATATGACCCTTTTAAGctaattcttatcttttatgTTATGCAGGTATACCACGCTATGGTCGTCTTAATGGAGATGTTTATATTTGCAGTCAGTGCATAATTGGAGATAGCATCCGCATAGTTGGTGGAATGGCAGTTGTCCTTGCTCTTGTTGAAGCTGCTGAAACCAAGGATATGTTGCATATGTCTTTGGCGTTACTTGCATGCTCGCTAAATCAGAGTCCTCAGAATGTGCAGGAAATGCAGGCATTGAGAGGGTATCACTTGCTTGCTCTGTTCCTTCATCGTAGAATGACCTTGTTCGACATGCAGTCACTTGAGATCTTTTTCCAAATAGCAGCATGTGAGGCCTCCTTTCCTGAGCCACAGAAGTTGCAAGCAAACCGACCTGGAACCTCCCCTTTTCAGGTCTCCCCAGAGTCCAGCCTTCAGGATCTTACCTTGGCAAAATTTTCTGATGAAATTTCCTCCTTTGGATCTCATGTAGATCTGGATGATTACTCTGTGCATAAGGACACGTTTAGCCATATTTCAGAGCTTGAAAACTCAGATTTGCCAGCAGAAACTGTAAATTGTATTGTGCTGTCAAATGCAGATATGGTGGAGCATGTCCTACTGGATTGGACGCTGTGGGTTGCTGCTCCTGTTTCCATTCAAATAACACTACTTGGCTTTCTTGAGCGGTTGGTTTCCATGCATTGGTATAGAAATCATAACCTTACAATCTTACGTCAGATCAATCTTGTCCAGCATCTACTCGTAACTCTGCAAAGGGGTGATGTGGAAATTCCTGTTTTGGAAAAGCTGGTGGTCTTGCTAGGTGTTATTCTAGAGGATGGCTTTTTACCTTCTGAGTTGGAACTTGTTGTCAGGTTTGTGATCATGACATTCGACCCCCCTGCACTGATGCCAAACCATCAAATTATTCGGGAGATGATGGGTAAGCATGTTATTGTTAGGAACATGCTGTTGGAGATGCTTATCGACCTACAAGTGACCATTAATTCTGAGGAATTACTTGAGCAGTGGCACAAGATTGTTTCATCCAAGTTGATCACATACTTTCTTGATGAAGCTGTCCATCCAACCAGTATGAGATGGATCATAACTCTTCTTGGAGTGAGCCTTGCTTCTTCTCCAACATTTTCCCTTAAGTTTCGCAACAGTGGAGGCTACCAAGGGTTAGCACGTGTACTTTCCAGTTTTTATGATTCTCCAGAAATATATTACATACTTTTCTGTTTAATATTTGGAAAGGATGTCTATCCAAGAGTACCAGAAGTCCGCATGTTGGATTTTCATGCCCTTATGCCTAGTGATGGGAACCAAGAAGAGTTGAGATTTGTGGAGCTTTTAGATTCTGTGATTCCAATGGCGAAATCCACATTTGACAGATTGAGTGTGCAGTTAATGCTTGCTCACCAAAATGGCAATCTCACACACCTCAGTAGCTTTGTTGCAGATCTTGTAGAAGCATCAGCTGACACCTCTGGAGAACTCCAAGGTGAAGCTCTAATGCATAAAACATATGCAGCTCGCTTGATGGGTGGGGAAGCAGCAGCCCCTGCCACTGCTACTTCAATTTTGCGGTTCATGGTTGACCTGGCCAAAATGTGTGCCCCATTTTCTGCTGTATGCAGGCAGGCAGAATTTCTTGGCAATTGTgtggatttatatttttcatgtgtaAGGTTAGTGAAATACTAGTCAACTTTGTGCTTGTCTTGTgaacatttttcttttagaCCCTCATCTGGCTTTGCAATGAAAGTAGGCTTTCTTCATCTTTAAATGGAAGCATATTGGATATAGATTTCATAATTACCGACTGCAGTTGTTATTATTGTGTAACTAATAGTAGTTTTATTCTTTCCAGGGCTGATTCTGCAATGAAGATGGCAAAAGACCTTACAAGTGGAGCTCCTGATGAGAGTAACTTGAACGATAATGATGATAACCAGAGCTCTCAAAATACTTTTTCTAGTTTGCCTGTGGATCAGGAGATGTCTGTAAAGACTTCCATGAGCATTGGAAGTTATCCGCAGGAGCAAAAGAGCACAAACTCTGATGATGTGGTTGGACTACAAAATGAAACTGTGGATGTTCATGAAGTGAATAGAGGTGCTTCAGTGCATCTTGAGTCCAGCAACTCTTCGCCTGAAGATATCCTATCTCTGAAAGACTTTGGTGAGGCAAGTATAACACCAATCTCAGTTGCTTCCATTGCTCATGGAAATAATTTTCCCAATTCTAATGGGAATATGGATCTCACTGAATCGACTGAGTCATTTGGTTCTGCATCATTAATTGTACCTGATTCGCCTGTCCTTTCTGAGAAGTCAAATTCCAAAATAGTGCAGACACCTACTTCTTCCCCTGTGGTTGGTTCAACATCATTATTTGGCAGCATAGGGAGTAACAGTGAATCCAAAGCAGAACTAACTACAACTGCATCAATGAAATCTTCAATTTCTCTTAATGAATTTCACACGTCACTTGAATTGAAGGGGGATTCACAACGGTCATTGGTGAACGCGTTATTTCCCATCAGTGCAAAGCTTCTGCTTGAAATTGAGGAGTCAGGTTACAGTGGTGGTCCTTGTTCTGCAGGAGCACATTCTGTGTTAGATCTTATTGCAGAAGTTCTTGCGGATATCATTGCAGAACAGCTAAAAGCAACCCAGTTTGTCGAGGGCATTTTAGATGCTGCTCTGCAATACGTGGATGCAGAGACTGCCTTGGTTTTCCAAGGTTTGTGTCTAAGTAGATTGATGAATTTCCTAGAAAGGCGTCTCTTGCGagatgatgaggaagaagatAAAAGACTTGATAAAAGTCGCTGGTCTGTTAACTTAGATGCTCTTTGCGGTTTGGTTGTAGATCGTGTATATCTGGGCTCTTTTCCTCAACCTGTAGGAGTATTAAGAACTCTGGAGTTTCTATTGTCGATGTTACAACTTGCCAACAAAGACGGTCGTGTTGAAGAAGCAGAACCTGCAGGAAAAAGCCGCTTAGCAATCACAAGGGGAGGCAGGCAACTTGAATCTTATGTACAGAGCATTTTCAAAAGCACAAATCGCATGATAATGTATTGTTTCCTGCCTTCTTTTCTGACATCAATTGGTGAGGAGGATTTTCTTTCACGTCTGGGATTCCTGACAGATAATGTGAAGATTTCCCCTCCCCAATCTATACAAGATGAGTCTGTTGTGGATATCAGTGCAGTTCTGCAGTTGCTTGTGGCCAACAAGAGACTTATTCTTTGTCCAAGCAATCTTGATAATGATTTGATTTGCTGTCTTTGTATAAATCTAATCTCTCTTTTCCGTGATAAGAGGCAAAATGCACAAAACCTGGCAATAGATCTAATGAAGTATCTTCTATTGCATCGCCGCTCTGCTCTTGAGGACTTGCTTGTATCCAAACCTAACCAAGGTCAATATTTGGATGTTCTTCGAGGAGGTTTTGACAAATTACTGACAGGAAGTACATCTATGTTTCTTGTATGGCTTGAACGCTCTGAGCATAATATTAATCAAGTACTGGAACAATGTGCTGCTATTATGTGGGTGCAGCGGGTTGCTGGGTCAGCGAAATTTCCTGGTGTGAGAATAAAAACCATGGAAGACAGGCACAAGAAAGAAATGGTGAAAAAGTTGCAGCCATCAAAGGCAGATCTGAAGCATTGGGAGCAGGTAAATGAGCGGAGGTATGCACTTGAGTTAGTTCGTGATCTAATGTCAACTGAGCTTAGGGTCATTCGTCAAGATAAGTATGGATGGGTTCTTCATGCTGAGAGTGAATGGCAAACACACATCCAACAACTTGTTCATGAAAGAGGGATTTTCCCTATTCATAGTTGTTTGGAATCAGAATGGCAACTTTGTCCCATTGAAGGGCCATATCGCATGCGCAAGAAGCTTGAGCGTTGCAAATTGAAAGTTGACATTATTCAGAATGTAATCTCCAGAGGTGTGGAGTTGGAAAACACAAAACTCAAGAAAGAAAAGCTTGAGAATGGTTCAGGTAACTCTGGATCTGATTCAGAGTCAGGTTTTAACTTATTTTCAGATGGTGCTAAGCAGAAGTCTCTTGAGCTtggagaggatgaagaagaatcTTACTTTAAGGATGCAGATGAGCTTAAAGCTGAAGGCTCTGAATCTGCTCACATTGGGTGGAATGATGACCGATGTAGCAGCATGAATGAACCAAGCCTTCACTCTGCTATGGACTTTGGTGCTGCATCTAGTGCATTTTCAGTTCCAACTACAGATGTTCTGAACAGCAAATCTGATGTGGGCTCTATGAGACAGTCATCTTCGATAAGAGTTGAAGATGCAAGAGGATCAGATGACAAGTCAGAAAAGGAACTGCATGATAATGGTGAATATCTCATCAGACCTTACCTTGAACCTCTTGAGAGAATACGGTTCAAATACAATTGTGAAC contains:
- the LOC120283580 gene encoding protein SPIRRIG isoform X1 yields the protein MFQSSRKTMKWSSLLKDIKEKVGLTQSHPSPDRERVFVASGPGDAISRAPDPTPSLEDLSHASSPARDKHDLELDFKKFWEEFRSSSSEKEKEMALNMAVEIFCRLVKQQSSVAQLVPNCSLDFNSLLTDLIIALRLVEAHIFSFVVGRAFVTDVEKLRIYSKGRSLHVSSVIGFFSEVTKDGICPGSNLLYAVEVLVSGPVDKQPLLDSGILCCLIQILNALLKSDELKQTKSMVGHDESVSMGVLKDKDAMQVRRLEVEGSVVHIMKALASHPSAALSLIEDDSLQVLFEMVANGSLAVFAQFREGLVPLHTIQLHRHAMQILGLLLVNDNGSTARYIQRHHLIKVLLMAVKDFDPEKGDPAYTMGIVDLLLECVELSYRPEAGSVKLREDIHNAHGYQFLVQFALKLSGLQTAQIKGSTSEPSLEATSHAVVSNPASSLAEESSSGAAHASSSHLSPALARLLDVLVNLAQTGPEADTSLGMKNSKGTYGKVGGHNRSRTPSADMMGDEIWGKGNAKVKDLEAIQMLQDIFLKADSTELQAEVLNRMFKIFSSHLDNYKMCQQLRTVPLFILNMAGFPSSLQEIILKILEYAVTVVNCVPEQELLSLCCLLQQPITYSLKHTILAFFVKLLSFDQQYKKVLREVGVLEVLLDDLKQHKLFTGAEHENKDFSILERKSGSSSFKKHMDNKDAILSSPKLMASGSGKFPVFEDERTISVAWDCLFSLLKKAEANQQAFRLSNGVAVVLPFLASEDHRPGVLRLLTCLIIEDAIQAHSEELGTLVEILKSGMITGVSGSQYKLQNDAKCDTFGALWRMLGANTSAQRVFGETTGFSLLLTTLHSFQLGEEHGEKPATLLDYLKVFIFLLRVMTAGVCNNAINRLRLHTVLSSQTFYDLLCESGLLCVDCEKQVIQVLLELALEIVLPPSTMFQTDSSPTSDNFEEYAESFLSSASLNSNRFEKERVYNASAIAVLIRSLLLFTPKVQLDILTFVEKLSEASPFNQENLTSVGCVGLLLETVSPFLLGSSSLLTQALRIVEILGSYRLSSSELRTLFRYTLQKKMKSSSPLIVAMMEKLVHREDLRSANVSLGPFVEMDMSKIGHASIQVPLGERTWPPAAGYSFVCWFQCQNFSKSQVKESDQSLTKGSGRNILRIFSVGSGDDANTLYAELYLQNNGLITLATSNSSSLSFPGVEMEEGRWHHLAVVHSKPNALAGLFQASIAYLYLDGKLIHTGKLGYSPSPGGKSLQVTLGTPVSRSKVSDFSWRLRSCYLFEEVLSSGCICFMYILGQGYSGLFQDTDLLRFVPNQACGGGSMAILDSLDAELRTVSNMQRIDGSNKQGTPKSDGSGIVWDLERLTNLSLQLSGKKLIFAFDGTTSEAFRASGTLSMLNLVDPMSTAASPIGGIPRYGRLNGDVYICSQCIIGDSIRIVGGMAVVLALVEAAETKDMLHMSLALLACSLNQSPQNVQEMQALRGYHLLALFLHRRMTLFDMQSLEIFFQIAACEASFPEPQKLQANRPGTSPFQVSPESSLQDLTLAKFSDEISSFGSHVDLDDYSVHKDTFSHISELENSDLPAETVNCIVLSNADMVEHVLLDWTLWVAAPVSIQITLLGFLERLVSMHWYRNHNLTILRQINLVQHLLVTLQRGDVEIPVLEKLVVLLGVILEDGFLPSELELVVRFVIMTFDPPALMPNHQIIREMMGKHVIVRNMLLEMLIDLQVTINSEELLEQWHKIVSSKLITYFLDEAVHPTSMRWIITLLGVSLASSPTFSLKFRNSGGYQGLARVLSSFYDSPEIYYILFCLIFGKDVYPRVPEVRMLDFHALMPSDGNQEELRFVELLDSVIPMAKSTFDRLSVQLMLAHQNGNLTHLSSFVADLVEASADTSGELQGEALMHKTYAARLMGGEAAAPATATSILRFMVDLAKMCAPFSAVCRQAEFLGNCVDLYFSCVRADSAMKMAKDLTSGAPDESNLNDNDDNQSSQNTFSSLPVDQEMSVKTSMSIGSYPQEQKSTNSDDVVGLQNETVDVHEVNRGASVHLESSNSSPEDILSLKDFGEASITPISVASIAHGNNFPNSNGNMDLTESTESFGSASLIVPDSPVLSEKSNSKIVQTPTSSPVVGSTSLFGSIGSNSESKAELTTTASMKSSISLNEFHTSLELKGDSQRSLVNALFPISAKLLLEIEESGYSGGPCSAGAHSVLDLIAEVLADIIAEQLKATQFVEGILDAALQYVDAETALVFQGLCLSRLMNFLERRLLRDDEEEDKRLDKSRWSVNLDALCGLVVDRVYLGSFPQPVGVLRTLEFLLSMLQLANKDGRVEEAEPAGKSRLAITRGGRQLESYVQSIFKSTNRMIMYCFLPSFLTSIGEEDFLSRLGFLTDNVKISPPQSIQDESVVDISAVLQLLVANKRLILCPSNLDNDLICCLCINLISLFRDKRQNAQNLAIDLMKYLLLHRRSALEDLLVSKPNQGQYLDVLRGGFDKLLTGSTSMFLVWLERSEHNINQVLEQCAAIMWVQRVAGSAKFPGVRIKTMEDRHKKEMVKKLQPSKADLKHWEQVNERRYALELVRDLMSTELRVIRQDKYGWVLHAESEWQTHIQQLVHERGIFPIHSCLESEWQLCPIEGPYRMRKKLERCKLKVDIIQNVISRGVELENTKLKKEKLENGSGNSGSDSESGFNLFSDGAKQKSLELGEDEEESYFKDADELKAEGSESAHIGWNDDRCSSMNEPSLHSAMDFGAASSAFSVPTTDVLNSKSDVGSMRQSSSIRVEDARGSDDKSEKELHDNGEYLIRPYLEPLERIRFKYNCERVAGLDKHDGIFLIGELCLYVIENFYIDESGCICEKESEDDLSVIDQALGVKKDLSVNVDFQIKSPSSWSMSVRTFVGGRAWAYNGGAWGKEKACNSGNLPHPWHMWKLDSVYELLKRDYQLRPVAVEIFSTDGCNDLLVFHKKEREEVFKNLIAMNLPRNSTLDTTISGSSKQESNEGSRLFKLMAKSFSKRWQNGEISNFQYLMHLNTLAGRGYSDLTQYPVFPWVLADYESDVLDLSNSRSFRKLDKPMGCQTVEGEEEFKKRYESWDDPDVPKFHYGSHYSSAGIVLFYLLRLPPFSTENQTLQGGQFDHADRLFNSVRDTWLSAAGKGNTSDVKELIPEFFYMPEFLENRFNLDLGEKQSGEKVGDVLLPPWAKGSAREFIKKHREALESDYVSENLHHWIDLIFGYKQRGKAAEDAVNVFYHYTYEGSVDIDSVSDPAMKASILAQINHFGQTPKQLFLKPHVKRRTDRKVPPHPLRYSAHLAPHEIRKSSGSITQIVTFHEKILIAGANNLLKPTTYSKYIAWGFPDRSLRIMSYDQDRLLATHESLHGGNQIQCAGVSQDGQVLVTGGDDGVVAVWRFAKDGVQGQRSLRLERALCAHTAKITCLYVSHPYTLIVSGSDDCSVILWDLSSLAFVKQLPEFPTPVSAVHVNDLTGEILTAAGVMLAVWSVNGDCLAVVNTSQLPSDMILSVASAIYSDWQDTNWYVTGHKSGAVKVWNMVHFSSEDANGKGRTPTEGMGGLSFHGKAPEYKLLLHKVLKRHKDPVTALHITNDLKQLLSGDSGGRLVSWTIQEESLKALHGTG
- the LOC120283580 gene encoding protein SPIRRIG isoform X2 — its product is MFQSSRKTMKWSSLLKDIKEKVGLTQSHPSPDRERVFVASGPGDAISRAPDPTPSLEDLSHASSPARDKHDLELDFKKFWEEFRSSSSEKEKEMALNMAVEIFCRLVKQQSSVAQLVPKLVEAHIFSFVVGRAFVTDVEKLRIYSKGRSLHVSSVIGFFSEVTKDGICPGSNLLYAVEVLVSGPVDKQPLLDSGILCCLIQILNALLKSDELKQTKSMVGHDESVSMGVLKDKDAMQVRRLEVEGSVVHIMKALASHPSAALSLIEDDSLQVLFEMVANGSLAVFAQFREGLVPLHTIQLHRHAMQILGLLLVNDNGSTARYIQRHHLIKVLLMAVKDFDPEKGDPAYTMGIVDLLLECVELSYRPEAGSVKLREDIHNAHGYQFLVQFALKLSGLQTAQIKGSTSEPSLEATSHAVVSNPASSLAEESSSGAAHASSSHLSPALARLLDVLVNLAQTGPEADTSLGMKNSKGTYGKVGGHNRSRTPSADMMGDEIWGKGNAKVKDLEAIQMLQDIFLKADSTELQAEVLNRMFKIFSSHLDNYKMCQQLRTVPLFILNMAGFPSSLQEIILKILEYAVTVVNCVPEQELLSLCCLLQQPITYSLKHTILAFFVKLLSFDQQYKKVLREVGVLEVLLDDLKQHKLFTGAEHENKDFSILERKSGSSSFKKHMDNKDAILSSPKLMASGSGKFPVFEDERTISVAWDCLFSLLKKAEANQQAFRLSNGVAVVLPFLASEDHRPGVLRLLTCLIIEDAIQAHSEELGTLVEILKSGMITGVSGSQYKLQNDAKCDTFGALWRMLGANTSAQRVFGETTGFSLLLTTLHSFQLGEEHGEKPATLLDYLKVFIFLLRVMTAGVCNNAINRLRLHTVLSSQTFYDLLCESGLLCVDCEKQVIQVLLELALEIVLPPSTMFQTDSSPTSDNFEEYAESFLSSASLNSNRFEKERVYNASAIAVLIRSLLLFTPKVQLDILTFVEKLSEASPFNQENLTSVGCVGLLLETVSPFLLGSSSLLTQALRIVEILGSYRLSSSELRTLFRYTLQKKMKSSSPLIVAMMEKLVHREDLRSANVSLGPFVEMDMSKIGHASIQVPLGERTWPPAAGYSFVCWFQCQNFSKSQVKESDQSLTKGSGRNILRIFSVGSGDDANTLYAELYLQNNGLITLATSNSSSLSFPGVEMEEGRWHHLAVVHSKPNALAGLFQASIAYLYLDGKLIHTGKLGYSPSPGGKSLQVTLGTPVSRSKVSDFSWRLRSCYLFEEVLSSGCICFMYILGQGYSGLFQDTDLLRFVPNQACGGGSMAILDSLDAELRTVSNMQRIDGSNKQGTPKSDGSGIVWDLERLTNLSLQLSGKKLIFAFDGTTSEAFRASGTLSMLNLVDPMSTAASPIGGIPRYGRLNGDVYICSQCIIGDSIRIVGGMAVVLALVEAAETKDMLHMSLALLACSLNQSPQNVQEMQALRGYHLLALFLHRRMTLFDMQSLEIFFQIAACEASFPEPQKLQANRPGTSPFQVSPESSLQDLTLAKFSDEISSFGSHVDLDDYSVHKDTFSHISELENSDLPAETVNCIVLSNADMVEHVLLDWTLWVAAPVSIQITLLGFLERLVSMHWYRNHNLTILRQINLVQHLLVTLQRGDVEIPVLEKLVVLLGVILEDGFLPSELELVVRFVIMTFDPPALMPNHQIIREMMGKHVIVRNMLLEMLIDLQVTINSEELLEQWHKIVSSKLITYFLDEAVHPTSMRWIITLLGVSLASSPTFSLKFRNSGGYQGLARVLSSFYDSPEIYYILFCLIFGKDVYPRVPEVRMLDFHALMPSDGNQEELRFVELLDSVIPMAKSTFDRLSVQLMLAHQNGNLTHLSSFVADLVEASADTSGELQGEALMHKTYAARLMGGEAAAPATATSILRFMVDLAKMCAPFSAVCRQAEFLGNCVDLYFSCVRADSAMKMAKDLTSGAPDESNLNDNDDNQSSQNTFSSLPVDQEMSVKTSMSIGSYPQEQKSTNSDDVVGLQNETVDVHEVNRGASVHLESSNSSPEDILSLKDFGEASITPISVASIAHGNNFPNSNGNMDLTESTESFGSASLIVPDSPVLSEKSNSKIVQTPTSSPVVGSTSLFGSIGSNSESKAELTTTASMKSSISLNEFHTSLELKGDSQRSLVNALFPISAKLLLEIEESGYSGGPCSAGAHSVLDLIAEVLADIIAEQLKATQFVEGILDAALQYVDAETALVFQGLCLSRLMNFLERRLLRDDEEEDKRLDKSRWSVNLDALCGLVVDRVYLGSFPQPVGVLRTLEFLLSMLQLANKDGRVEEAEPAGKSRLAITRGGRQLESYVQSIFKSTNRMIMYCFLPSFLTSIGEEDFLSRLGFLTDNVKISPPQSIQDESVVDISAVLQLLVANKRLILCPSNLDNDLICCLCINLISLFRDKRQNAQNLAIDLMKYLLLHRRSALEDLLVSKPNQGQYLDVLRGGFDKLLTGSTSMFLVWLERSEHNINQVLEQCAAIMWVQRVAGSAKFPGVRIKTMEDRHKKEMVKKLQPSKADLKHWEQVNERRYALELVRDLMSTELRVIRQDKYGWVLHAESEWQTHIQQLVHERGIFPIHSCLESEWQLCPIEGPYRMRKKLERCKLKVDIIQNVISRGVELENTKLKKEKLENGSGNSGSDSESGFNLFSDGAKQKSLELGEDEEESYFKDADELKAEGSESAHIGWNDDRCSSMNEPSLHSAMDFGAASSAFSVPTTDVLNSKSDVGSMRQSSSIRVEDARGSDDKSEKELHDNGEYLIRPYLEPLERIRFKYNCERVAGLDKHDGIFLIGELCLYVIENFYIDESGCICEKESEDDLSVIDQALGVKKDLSVNVDFQIKSPSSWSMSVRTFVGGRAWAYNGGAWGKEKACNSGNLPHPWHMWKLDSVYELLKRDYQLRPVAVEIFSTDGCNDLLVFHKKEREEVFKNLIAMNLPRNSTLDTTISGSSKQESNEGSRLFKLMAKSFSKRWQNGEISNFQYLMHLNTLAGRGYSDLTQYPVFPWVLADYESDVLDLSNSRSFRKLDKPMGCQTVEGEEEFKKRYESWDDPDVPKFHYGSHYSSAGIVLFYLLRLPPFSTENQTLQGGQFDHADRLFNSVRDTWLSAAGKGNTSDVKELIPEFFYMPEFLENRFNLDLGEKQSGEKVGDVLLPPWAKGSAREFIKKHREALESDYVSENLHHWIDLIFGYKQRGKAAEDAVNVFYHYTYEGSVDIDSVSDPAMKASILAQINHFGQTPKQLFLKPHVKRRTDRKVPPHPLRYSAHLAPHEIRKSSGSITQIVTFHEKILIAGANNLLKPTTYSKYIAWGFPDRSLRIMSYDQDRLLATHESLHGGNQIQCAGVSQDGQVLVTGGDDGVVAVWRFAKDGVQGQRSLRLERALCAHTAKITCLYVSHPYTLIVSGSDDCSVILWDLSSLAFVKQLPEFPTPVSAVHVNDLTGEILTAAGVMLAVWSVNGDCLAVVNTSQLPSDMILSVASAIYSDWQDTNWYVTGHKSGAVKVWNMVHFSSEDANGKGRTPTEGMGGLSFHGKAPEYKLLLHKVLKRHKDPVTALHITNDLKQLLSGDSGGRLVSWTIQEESLKALHGTG